GCCCCAGCACTGCAAACGGGTCACCCAGGCGGCCATGCGTGAGCACATCGACCTGCATCTGGTCGACGCCGGGCGGCAGCACGACCGGTGCTTCGGGTTGGGCGGCGGTTTTGGTTGGCGTGGCAAAGTCGAGCGCTGTCACGGGGGGCCTCCGGTCGAGTCTTCTGCAGCGGGGGATGTTGGGTCTGCATGCAGCAGGCGACGTGCCACCCGCGTGAAACCTTCCAGCGGAATCGGCAGCCAGGTCGGGCGGTTGGATGCTTCGTAATTGACCTCGTACGCGGCCTTCTCCAGCAGGAAAAGATCGAGCAGATGAAAGTCGACCACCGGCTGGTCCGGCGCGTTCAGATCGGGCCCGCGAATGGCAGCGGCATACGCCTCCAGGAAGCGTTCGGTGGACGCAGCGCGGAAGCGTTCCAACAGGTGATTGCGGCGTTCCTGCGCCGGGCCGGCCACGTGTTCGGGGCCCTGACGCATGGCGCCCACCACGTAGTCGAGCGAGCGCATGAGCCCGGCCACGTCGCGCAGCGGACTGGTCTTGCGCCGGCGTTCTTCCACCGGGCGGGAGGGCTCGCCTTCAAAGTCGATCAGGAAGGCATCGCCCTGCGCCACCAGTACCTGGCCGAGGTGGAAATCGCCGTGGATGCGCGAGAGCGTGGCGCCCAGGCCGTCTTCGGCATGCGTGCGCGCGGCGTCGAGCAGCGCCTGGTGTTGCGACAGCAGCCACTGCACATCGGCTTGCCGCGGGCTGTCGGGGTTTTGCTGTTGCCATGCCGTCAGGTTGTCGTGCGCGCGGGTGAGCTGTTCGCTCACGCGGGCGGTCCAGTAGGCGGCATCGTCGGCGTCTGCAATGCGCGCGCCGAAGCTCGGGTCTTCGGTGGGCGCGGCCAGCGCGGCATGCAGTTCGCCCAGCCGCGTGCCGATCACGCCGATGAAGTTGACGTAGCCGGCCAGCGCCTCGTCGGTATCCACGCGCGCCTCCGACACGGCAACCGGAGACGACTCACCATCGCCGGAAGTCACGCCCTCCATCTGCACGGCCAGCTCGTCGATGGTGCGACGCAGATAGTCCAATGCCCATGTCCAGGCATCGCCCTGGTTGGGAACGAAGCTCTGCATGACGGCCAGCGTGGCGCGTTCACCATCGGCAGCGTGGTGAGAGACCTCGCCGATCAGCGCCGCCGTGTTGGCATAGCCCACGCGCGTGAGATGGCGCGTCATCTCCACCTCGGGGTGGATGCCCGTGGCGATACGCCGGATGAGCTTGACGATGACCGACTCGCCAATCACCAGTGAGCTGTTCGATTGCTCGGCCGCCAGCCACTGGATGGGCGTGTCGGGCGCAAGCGGCAGCGGCGCGGGGCGCGTGCTGCCGGCTTCGGGGCTGGCAGCCGACCCGGCCGGCTCCGCCAGTTCTGCGATGTTCGGCTCAGGCTCGAAATGCACGGTGCCGTCATTGGCCTCCAACGTGGTGCCGCGCACAAGGTTGGTGAGTAGCGCTCGGGCGAAGGTCTCGGTGGTGAAAGCGTCAGTGAGGTAGCCGACATGGCGGCCGCGCCGCACGCGCGCCAGCGCAAGCTGGATGGGCAGCGCCGGCAGCGTGGATGATTCCCATGCGATGGAAAGCGGCAGCAGGTAGCGCTCGACGCGCTCGGTGCCGTCCGGACTGCCCAGCGTGACAGCCACTTCGTTGAGGAACACCTCCGGCCGCGTCGCCCCAGCCAGCGGGCGGTTGGTCGATGCGGCATCCACCGGCACGGGCGCGCCCCAGGCAAACTTCGCGCTCCGCAGCACGCTGTCCTTGGCGGCAAACCAGCGCCGCTTCGGCAGATAGCTCGGCAGGATTTCGCGCTCGATCAACTGGCGATGCGCCTCGCGCTGTCGCGTATCGGCCAGGGCATCCAGGCCGGCACGCAGCACCAGCGTCGTGAACTCGGGCAATTGCTCTGAGGCCGGTTGCGACCAGGTTGGGCCAGGCTCGTTCTCGCGCAGCTCCAGCCAATAGAAGGCGTACGGCGGCAGCGTGAGCAGATACGACAACTGGCCGATGGGCGGAAATGCCGTCCCGCCAATCAGTTCGACGGGCACCCGCTGCGCAAAGGCGGACAAATCCAGCTCCACAGCCTGCGAGGCGCGGGAGAGGTTCGCCACGCAGAGGATGGGCGCTTCGCCCTCGAGCGCGCGGATATACGCCAGCACCTTGCGGTTGGACGGCTGCAGGAACTGGATCGAACCCCGCCCGAACACGCGATGCCGCTTGCGTGTGGCAAGCAGCCGGCGCGTCCAGTTCAGCAGCGAATGCGCGTCGCGGCTCTGCGCTTCCACGTTCACCGATTCATAGCCGTACAGCGAGCCCATGATGGCCGGCAGCACGAGCTGTTCTGGGTCGGCGCGCGAGAAGC
Above is a genomic segment from Ralstonia pickettii containing:
- the treS gene encoding maltose alpha-D-glucosyltransferase; this translates as MTRNPTALLVDDALWYKDAVIYQLHVKSFCDSDNDGVGDFPGLISKLDYIAELGVDVIWLLPFYPSPRRDDGYDIAEYRGVHPDYGNMADVRRFIAEAHARGLRVITELVINHTSDQHPWFQRARRAKPGSALRDFYVWSDNDKKYAGTRIIFIDTEPSNWTWDPVANAYYWHRFYSHQPDLNFDNPRVLKAVIGVMKFWLNLGVDGLRLDAVPYLVEREGTSNENLPETHEVLRKIRAAMDGEFKNRLLLAEANQWPEDTQEYFGAGDECHMAFHFPLMPRMYMAIAREDRFPITDIMRQTPEVPPGCQWAIFLRNHDELTLEMVTDAERDYLWEVYASDRRARLNLGIRRRLAPLLERDRRRVELMNSLLFSMPGTPVMYYGDEIGMGDNIHLGDRDGVRTPMQWSPDRNGGFSRADPEQLVLPAIMGSLYGYESVNVEAQSRDAHSLLNWTRRLLATRKRHRVFGRGSIQFLQPSNRKVLAYIRALEGEAPILCVANLSRASQAVELDLSAFAQRVPVELIGGTAFPPIGQLSYLLTLPPYAFYWLELRENEPGPTWSQPASEQLPEFTTLVLRAGLDALADTRQREAHRQLIEREILPSYLPKRRWFAAKDSVLRSAKFAWGAPVPVDAASTNRPLAGATRPEVFLNEVAVTLGSPDGTERVERYLLPLSIAWESSTLPALPIQLALARVRRGRHVGYLTDAFTTETFARALLTNLVRGTTLEANDGTVHFEPEPNIAELAEPAGSAASPEAGSTRPAPLPLAPDTPIQWLAAEQSNSSLVIGESVIVKLIRRIATGIHPEVEMTRHLTRVGYANTAALIGEVSHHAADGERATLAVMQSFVPNQGDAWTWALDYLRRTIDELAVQMEGVTSGDGESSPVAVSEARVDTDEALAGYVNFIGVIGTRLGELHAALAAPTEDPSFGARIADADDAAYWTARVSEQLTRAHDNLTAWQQQNPDSPRQADVQWLLSQHQALLDAARTHAEDGLGATLSRIHGDFHLGQVLVAQGDAFLIDFEGEPSRPVEERRRKTSPLRDVAGLMRSLDYVVGAMRQGPEHVAGPAQERRNHLLERFRAASTERFLEAYAAAIRGPDLNAPDQPVVDFHLLDLFLLEKAAYEVNYEASNRPTWLPIPLEGFTRVARRLLHADPTSPAAEDSTGGPP